One Elaeis guineensis isolate ETL-2024a chromosome 10, EG11, whole genome shotgun sequence genomic window carries:
- the LOC105052753 gene encoding E3 ubiquitin-protein ligase DIS1, with protein MSSCDPESSDPQNIEDMMDINEDANNYAQHLSKPSISVASSVYELLECPVCLNAMYPPIHQCSNGHTLCSGCKSRALNRCPTCRHELGNIRCLALEKVAASLELPCKYQGFGCNGIYPYYCKLKHESLCAYRPYNCPYAGSDCTVVGDIPHLVSHLKDDHKVDMHNGSTFNHRYVRSNPDEVENATWMLTVFSCFGQYFCLHFEAFQMAMAPVYIAFLRFMGDETEAKNYSYSLEVGGSGRKIIWQGVPRSIRDGHKKVRDSYDGLLVHRNMALFFSGGDRRELKLKVTGKIWKEQ; from the exons ATGTCATCTTGTGATCCTGAGTCTAGTGATCCTCAGAATATTGAAGATATGATGGATATCAATGAGGATGCCAATAACTATGCTCAGCATTTATCAAAGCCGAGCATATCTGTTGCTAGCAGTGTTTATGAACTCCTAGAATGTCCTGTTTGCCTGAATGCTATGTATCCACCCATCCATCAG TGTTCAAATGGTCACACATTGTGTTCTGGATGCAAGTCTAGAGCACTCAATAGGTGTCCTACTTGCAGGCATGAATTGGGTAATATTAGATGTCTTGCTTTGGAGAAAGTGGCGGCTTCTCTTGAACTTCCATGCAAGTATCAGGGCTTTGGTTGTAATGGGATTTATCCTTACTATTGCAAGTTGAAACATGAATCACTATGTGCATATCGACCCTACAATTGTCCCTATGCAGGCTCTGATTGCACTGTTGTAGGTGATATTCCTCATTTGGTGAGTCATCTGAAAGATGATCACAAGGTTGACATGCACAATGGAAGCACTTTTAACCATCGATATGTCAGATCAAATCCAGATGAGGTTGAGAATGCCACATGGATGCTAACG GTATTTAGTTGCTTTGGGCAGTACTTCTGCCTTCATTTCGAGGCTTTCCAGATGGCCATGGCACCTGTCTACATAGCATTCTTGCGCTTCATGGGGGATGAGACTGAGGCTAAAAATTATAGCTACAGCCTTGAGGTTGGCGGCAGTGGACGCAAGATAATCTGGCAAGGGGTGCCTAGAAGCATAAGAGACGGCCACAAGAAGGTACGTGATAGCTACGATGGTCTTCTCGTCCACCGAAACATGGCCCTATTCTTCTCCGGTGGCGATCGGAGAGAATTGAAGCTGAAGGTGACCGGGAAGATTTGGAAGGAACAGTGA